From Camelina sativa cultivar DH55 chromosome 7, Cs, whole genome shotgun sequence, one genomic window encodes:
- the LOC104700941 gene encoding uncharacterized protein LOC104700941 isoform X3 produces the protein MADCCDPVILATDASSRPETLGAAEKAIVSSSTAMNLVDLDSNCELSNDVHMKQSSPELMKSEQSSDPDPVALDGKLVLGFPLASPDLVNCGASPELPRVCYKDSPEFAKKIRFSTELSLENGIDGSTATTTTNTRGGRKSQVVKFSAVCQTFGFELSPESSFELPSPPGNFRETTTPVISINSGSTTTDVTLADETFLKDEFYSGGETITTDAVVGDEDEIFLYQTARLGNFAYKFQLLQPGDYFIDLHFAEIEFTEGPPGVRVFDIFIQGAKVISGLDLFSQVGANTPFVIADLRMLVGREGELSILLEGVTGTAILCGISIRKETTSTYVEDTGMLAVKGTTDTVLSRPIQENVDCRTEEETEGIRSCEQQKREMEDMKRMIEELKQENQKKSRECEEALDSLREIQNELMRKSMHVGSLAFAVEGQVKEKSRWFSSLRDLTRKLKIMKLEQIKLLEEASSYKLLAQDINEFSYHIQSRVKQDAELHENLKAKFVAGEKERKELYNKILELKGNIRVFCRCRPLNFEEIEAGVSMGIDVESAKNGEVMVMSNGFPKKSFKFDSVFGPNASQADVFEDTAPFATSVIDGYNVCIFAYGQTGTGKTFTMEGTQHDRGVNYRTLENLFKITKERENRYNYEISVSVLEVYNEQIRDLLVPASQSASAPKRFEIRQVSEGNHHVPGLVEAPVKSLDEVWDVLKTGSNARAVGKTAANEHSSRSHCIHCVMVKGENLLNGECTKSKLWLVDLAGSERVAKTEVQGERLKETQSINKSLSALGDVIFALANKSSHIPFRNSKLTHLLQDSLGGDSKTLMFVQISPNENDQSETLCSLNFASRVRGIELGPAKKQLDNTELLKYKQMVEKWKQDMNGKDEQIRKMEETMYGLEAKIKERDTKNKTLQDKVKELESQLLVERKLARQHVDTKIAEQQTKQQTEDEKNISKRPPLANILLGSASKEMVNLTQPSLLECSSYDLAPLPNGGLKYNDISEKENNPEMADQVHIPNRTGRFSICLKRIPSAPAPRRSSLAPTTSTSKEMMNLTRPPLSESTTSYDLPPLPNGGLKYSDLIEKVNNPELAEQVQIPKRTGRYSICANRIPPAPRRKTLAPMPFIPTTSTSALSLNSHDEKSGANQVLCTSPKLHRSNGKTLLRRSIQKKMQMKCSPRQQPLRRGGGINVGMERVRLSIGSRGRLAHRVLLTNARKVGLKETLQKQERWI, from the exons atggcGGATTGTTGTGATCCAGTTATTCTCGCAACGGATGCTTCTTCGCGACCTGAAACCTTAGGAGCAGCTGAAAAGGCTATTGTATCGAGCTCAACGGCTATGAATTTGGTAGATCTGGATTCTAATTGCGAACTGAGTAACG ATGTTCATATGAAACAATCAAGCCCCGAATTGATGAAATCGGAACAATCTAGTGATCCTGATCCCGTAGCTTTAGATG GCAAACTTGTGTTAGGGTTCCCATTAGCATCTCCTGATCTAGTTAACTGTGGCGCTTCACCAGAGTTACCGAGAGTTTGTTACAAAGATTCTCCAGAATTTGCTAAGAAGATACGATTCTCAACTGAGCTTTCACTAGAGAATGGAATCGATGGTTCCACTGCTACTACGACTACTAATACAAGAGGTGGACGTAAAAGCCAAGTTGTGAAGTTCTCAGCAGTCTGTCAAACGTTTGGATTTGAGTTGTCTCCTGAGTCTTCTTTCGAGTTACCTTCTCCACCTGGAAACTTTCGGGAGACTACAACTCCTGTTATTAGTATTAACTCTGGTTCTACAACCACGGATGTGACTCTCGCTGATGAAACTTTCTTGAAGGATGAGTTTTACAGTGGAGGTGAAACTATCACCACTGATGCTGTtgttggtgatgaagatgagattTTCTTGTATCAAACAGCTCGGCTTGGTAACTTCGCTTACAAGTTTCAGTTGTTGCAACCTGGGGATTACTTTATTGACTTGCATTTTGCTGAAATTGAGTTCACTGAGGGTCCTCCGGGAGTTAGAGTTTTCGATATATTTATTCAAGGAGCAAAG GTCATATCCGGTCTTGATTTGTTTTCGCAAGTAGGAGCAAACACACCTTTTGTGATTGCTGATCTAAGAATGCTCGTTGGACGGGAAGGGGAGTTGTCTATACTATTAGAAGGAGTGACAGGAACTGCAATTCTATGTGGCATTTCTATAAGAAAAGAGACAACTTCtactt atgTTGAAGATACTGGAATGCTAGCGGTTAAAGGAACAACTGACACTGTTTTGTCTCGGCCAATTCAA GAAAATGTTGACTGCAGGACAGAAGAAGAGACCGAAGGGATAAGAAGTTGTGAGCAGcagaagagagagatggaggaTATGAAGAGAATGATTGAGGAACTTAAACAggagaaccaaaaaaagagtAGAGAATGTGAAGAAGCATTGGATTCTCTCCGTGAGATTCAAAATGAACTAATGCGCaagtcgatgcatgttggttcTTTGG CGTTTGCTGTTGAGGGACAAGTCAAGGAGAAGAGCAGATGGTTCTCTTCATTAAGAGATTTGACAAGAAAATTGAAG ATCATGAAACTGGAGCAAATTAAGCTGTTGGAGGAGGCATCCTCATATAAATTGCTAGCCCAAGATATCAACGAGTTCAGCTATCACATACAGTCCAGAG TAAAGCAGGACGCAGAACTGCATGAAAATCTCAAAGCCAAATTTGTAGCtggagaaaaagagaggaaagaacTATACAACAAGATACTAGAGCTAAAAG GTAACATCAGGGTCTTTTGCAGATGTCGACCTCTAAACTTTGAAGAAATTGAAGCAGGTGTATCAATGGGAATTGATGTTGAGTCAGCGAAAAATGGGGAGGTCATGGTCATGTCAAATGGGTTTCCCAAAAAGAGTTTCAAGTTCGATTCTGTTTTTGGTCCAAACGCTTCCCAAG CTGATGTTTTTGAAGATACTGCTCCCTTTGCTACGTCGGTCATTGATGGATACAACGTTTGCATTTTTGCCTATGGCCAGACTGGTACTGGGAAAACTTTTACCATGGAGGGAACTCAACATGATCGTGGTGTAAATTATAGAACATTGGAGAATCTgtttaaaatcacaaaagaaCGGGAAAACCGCTACAATTATGAGATCTCGGTCAGTGTCTTGGAAGTTTACAACGAGCAGATAAGAGATTTATTAGTTCCAGCTTCACAAAGTGCATCTGCGCCTAAAAG ATTTGAAATAAGGCAAGTGAGTGAAGGAAACCACCACGTACCAGGATTGGTTGAAGCACCTGTAAAAAGCTTAGATGAGGTCTGGGATGTGTTGAAAACAGGAAGTAATGCAAGGGCTGTTGGGAAAACGGCGGCTAATGAGCACAGCAGCCGATCTCACTG CATTCACTGTGTGATGGTAAAAGGGGAGAACTTGTTGAATGGAGAGTGCACAAAGAGCAAACTGTGGTTAGTTGATTTAGCAGGAAGCGAACGGGTTGCAAAGACAGAAGTGCAAGGAGAACGGCTCAAGGAGACTCAAAGCATCAACAAATCATTATCTGCTCTCGGGGATGTCATATTCGCTCTCGCTAACAAAAGCTCTCACATTCCTTTCAG AAATTCAAAACTCACACACTTGCTTCAGGATTCTCTAG GAGGAGATTCAAAGACCCTCATGTTTGTTCAAATCAGTCCTAACGAGAATGACCAAAGTGAGACACTATGCTCACTCAATTTTGCTAGCAGAGTGAGAGGGATAGAGTTGGGACCTGCTAAGAAGCAGCTAGACAATACCGAACTCTTGAAATACAAGCAAATG GTTGAGAAATGGAAGCAAGATATGAATGGAAAAGATGAACAGATTAGGAAAATGGAGGAAACAATGTACGGTTTAGAAGCAAAGATTAAGGAACGAGACACTAAGAACAAAACCCTTCAGGACAAG GTTAAAGAACTTGAATCGCAACTGCTGGTAGAGAGGAAGCTTGCACGTCAACATGTAGACACAAAGATTGCTGAACAGCAGACAAAACAGCAGACTGAAGATGAAAAGAATATATCAAAGAGGCCGCCGCTGGCAAACATACTGTTGGGATCAGCTTCAAAAGAAATGGTAAATCTAACACAACCATCACTCTTGGAGTGTTCCAGCTATGATCTAGCTCCTTTACCTAATGGTGGCCTCAAGTACAATGACATCTCTGAGAAGGAGAACAATCCAGAAATGGCTGATCAAGTGCATATACCTAATAGAACAGGAAGATTCTCTATCTGTTTAAAACGTATTCCATCAGCTCCAGCTCCAAGAAGAAGTTCTCTTGCCCCAACCACATCAACTTCGAAAGAAATGATGAATCTGACCCGACCACCACTCTCAGAGAGCACCACCAGCTATGATCTACCTCCTTTACCCAATGGTGGCCTCAAGTACAGTGACCTCATTGAGAAGGTGAACAATCCAGAATTGGCTGAGCAAGTGCAAATACCTAAGAGAACAGGAAGATACTCTATCTGCGCAAATCGTATTCCACCAGCTCCAAGAAGGAAGACTCTTGCTCCAATGCCTTTCATTCCAACCACATCAACATCAGCTTTGTCATT AAACTCGCATGATGAAAAGAGTGGCGCTAACCAAGTGCTCTGCACCAGCCCCAAGCTACATAGAAGTAACGGGAAGACGTTACTGAGACGAAGcatacaaaagaaaatgcaaaTGAAATGTTCCCCGAGGCAGCAACCGTTGAGAAGAGGTGGTGGCATTAATGTCGGGATGGAGAGAGTTAGGCTGTCTATAGGAAGCAGAGGAAGGTTAGCTCACAGAGTTTTGCTTACCAATGCTCGTAAGGTAGGTCTGAAGGAGACACTGCAGAAACAAGAGCGATGGATCTAA
- the LOC104700941 gene encoding uncharacterized protein LOC104700941 isoform X1, which translates to MADCCDPVILATDASSRPETLGAAEKAIVSSSTAMNLVDLDSNCELSNDVHMKQSSPELMKSEQSSDPDPVALDGKLVLGFPLASPDLVNCGASPELPRVCYKDSPEFAKKIRFSTELSLENGIDGSTATTTTNTRGGRKSQVVKFSAVCQTFGFELSPESSFELPSPPGNFRETTTPVISINSGSTTTDVTLADETFLKDEFYSGGETITTDAVVGDEDEIFLYQTARLGNFAYKFQLLQPGDYFIDLHFAEIEFTEGPPGVRVFDIFIQGAKVISGLDLFSQVGANTPFVIADLRMLVGREGELSILLEGVTGTAILCGISIRKETTSTYVEDTGMLAVKGTTDTVLSRPIQENVDCRTEEETEGIRSCEQQKREMEDMKRMIEELKQENQKKSRECEEALDSLREIQNELMRKSMHVGSLAFAVEGQVKEKSRWFSSLRDLTRKLKIMKLEQIKLLEEASSYKLLAQDINEFSYHIQSRVKQDAELHENLKAKFVAGEKERKELYNKILELKGNIRVFCRCRPLNFEEIEAGVSMGIDVESAKNGEVMVMSNGFPKKSFKFDSVFGPNASQADVFEDTAPFATSVIDGYNVCIFAYGQTGTGKTFTMEGTQHDRGVNYRTLENLFKITKERENRYNYEISVSVLEVYNEQIRDLLVPASQSASAPKRFEIRQVSEGNHHVPGLVEAPVKSLDEVWDVLKTGSNARAVGKTAANEHSSRSHCIHCVMVKGENLLNGECTKSKLWLVDLAGSERVAKTEVQGERLKETQSINKSLSALGDVIFALANKSSHIPFRNSKLTHLLQDSLGGDSKTLMFVQISPNENDQSETLCSLNFASRVRGIELGPAKKQLDNTELLKYKQMVEKWKQDMNGKDEQIRKMEETMYGLEAKIKERDTKNKTLQDKVKELESQLLVERKLARQHVDTKIAEQQTKQQTEDEKNISKRPPLANILLGSASKEMVNLTQPSLLECSSYDLAPLPNGGLKYNDISEKENNPEMADQVHIPNRTGRFSICLKRIPSAPAPRRSSLAPTTSTSKEMMNLTRPPLSESTTSYDLPPLPNGGLKYSDLIEKVNNPELAEQVQIPKRTGRYSICANRIPPAPRRKTLAPMPFIPTTSTSALSLLPPCQAFTNSHDEKSGANQVLCTSPKLHRSNGKTLLRRSIQKKMQMKCSPRQQPLRRGGGINVGMERVRLSIGSRGRLAHRVLLTNARKVGLKETLQKQERWI; encoded by the exons atggcGGATTGTTGTGATCCAGTTATTCTCGCAACGGATGCTTCTTCGCGACCTGAAACCTTAGGAGCAGCTGAAAAGGCTATTGTATCGAGCTCAACGGCTATGAATTTGGTAGATCTGGATTCTAATTGCGAACTGAGTAACG ATGTTCATATGAAACAATCAAGCCCCGAATTGATGAAATCGGAACAATCTAGTGATCCTGATCCCGTAGCTTTAGATG GCAAACTTGTGTTAGGGTTCCCATTAGCATCTCCTGATCTAGTTAACTGTGGCGCTTCACCAGAGTTACCGAGAGTTTGTTACAAAGATTCTCCAGAATTTGCTAAGAAGATACGATTCTCAACTGAGCTTTCACTAGAGAATGGAATCGATGGTTCCACTGCTACTACGACTACTAATACAAGAGGTGGACGTAAAAGCCAAGTTGTGAAGTTCTCAGCAGTCTGTCAAACGTTTGGATTTGAGTTGTCTCCTGAGTCTTCTTTCGAGTTACCTTCTCCACCTGGAAACTTTCGGGAGACTACAACTCCTGTTATTAGTATTAACTCTGGTTCTACAACCACGGATGTGACTCTCGCTGATGAAACTTTCTTGAAGGATGAGTTTTACAGTGGAGGTGAAACTATCACCACTGATGCTGTtgttggtgatgaagatgagattTTCTTGTATCAAACAGCTCGGCTTGGTAACTTCGCTTACAAGTTTCAGTTGTTGCAACCTGGGGATTACTTTATTGACTTGCATTTTGCTGAAATTGAGTTCACTGAGGGTCCTCCGGGAGTTAGAGTTTTCGATATATTTATTCAAGGAGCAAAG GTCATATCCGGTCTTGATTTGTTTTCGCAAGTAGGAGCAAACACACCTTTTGTGATTGCTGATCTAAGAATGCTCGTTGGACGGGAAGGGGAGTTGTCTATACTATTAGAAGGAGTGACAGGAACTGCAATTCTATGTGGCATTTCTATAAGAAAAGAGACAACTTCtactt atgTTGAAGATACTGGAATGCTAGCGGTTAAAGGAACAACTGACACTGTTTTGTCTCGGCCAATTCAA GAAAATGTTGACTGCAGGACAGAAGAAGAGACCGAAGGGATAAGAAGTTGTGAGCAGcagaagagagagatggaggaTATGAAGAGAATGATTGAGGAACTTAAACAggagaaccaaaaaaagagtAGAGAATGTGAAGAAGCATTGGATTCTCTCCGTGAGATTCAAAATGAACTAATGCGCaagtcgatgcatgttggttcTTTGG CGTTTGCTGTTGAGGGACAAGTCAAGGAGAAGAGCAGATGGTTCTCTTCATTAAGAGATTTGACAAGAAAATTGAAG ATCATGAAACTGGAGCAAATTAAGCTGTTGGAGGAGGCATCCTCATATAAATTGCTAGCCCAAGATATCAACGAGTTCAGCTATCACATACAGTCCAGAG TAAAGCAGGACGCAGAACTGCATGAAAATCTCAAAGCCAAATTTGTAGCtggagaaaaagagaggaaagaacTATACAACAAGATACTAGAGCTAAAAG GTAACATCAGGGTCTTTTGCAGATGTCGACCTCTAAACTTTGAAGAAATTGAAGCAGGTGTATCAATGGGAATTGATGTTGAGTCAGCGAAAAATGGGGAGGTCATGGTCATGTCAAATGGGTTTCCCAAAAAGAGTTTCAAGTTCGATTCTGTTTTTGGTCCAAACGCTTCCCAAG CTGATGTTTTTGAAGATACTGCTCCCTTTGCTACGTCGGTCATTGATGGATACAACGTTTGCATTTTTGCCTATGGCCAGACTGGTACTGGGAAAACTTTTACCATGGAGGGAACTCAACATGATCGTGGTGTAAATTATAGAACATTGGAGAATCTgtttaaaatcacaaaagaaCGGGAAAACCGCTACAATTATGAGATCTCGGTCAGTGTCTTGGAAGTTTACAACGAGCAGATAAGAGATTTATTAGTTCCAGCTTCACAAAGTGCATCTGCGCCTAAAAG ATTTGAAATAAGGCAAGTGAGTGAAGGAAACCACCACGTACCAGGATTGGTTGAAGCACCTGTAAAAAGCTTAGATGAGGTCTGGGATGTGTTGAAAACAGGAAGTAATGCAAGGGCTGTTGGGAAAACGGCGGCTAATGAGCACAGCAGCCGATCTCACTG CATTCACTGTGTGATGGTAAAAGGGGAGAACTTGTTGAATGGAGAGTGCACAAAGAGCAAACTGTGGTTAGTTGATTTAGCAGGAAGCGAACGGGTTGCAAAGACAGAAGTGCAAGGAGAACGGCTCAAGGAGACTCAAAGCATCAACAAATCATTATCTGCTCTCGGGGATGTCATATTCGCTCTCGCTAACAAAAGCTCTCACATTCCTTTCAG AAATTCAAAACTCACACACTTGCTTCAGGATTCTCTAG GAGGAGATTCAAAGACCCTCATGTTTGTTCAAATCAGTCCTAACGAGAATGACCAAAGTGAGACACTATGCTCACTCAATTTTGCTAGCAGAGTGAGAGGGATAGAGTTGGGACCTGCTAAGAAGCAGCTAGACAATACCGAACTCTTGAAATACAAGCAAATG GTTGAGAAATGGAAGCAAGATATGAATGGAAAAGATGAACAGATTAGGAAAATGGAGGAAACAATGTACGGTTTAGAAGCAAAGATTAAGGAACGAGACACTAAGAACAAAACCCTTCAGGACAAG GTTAAAGAACTTGAATCGCAACTGCTGGTAGAGAGGAAGCTTGCACGTCAACATGTAGACACAAAGATTGCTGAACAGCAGACAAAACAGCAGACTGAAGATGAAAAGAATATATCAAAGAGGCCGCCGCTGGCAAACATACTGTTGGGATCAGCTTCAAAAGAAATGGTAAATCTAACACAACCATCACTCTTGGAGTGTTCCAGCTATGATCTAGCTCCTTTACCTAATGGTGGCCTCAAGTACAATGACATCTCTGAGAAGGAGAACAATCCAGAAATGGCTGATCAAGTGCATATACCTAATAGAACAGGAAGATTCTCTATCTGTTTAAAACGTATTCCATCAGCTCCAGCTCCAAGAAGAAGTTCTCTTGCCCCAACCACATCAACTTCGAAAGAAATGATGAATCTGACCCGACCACCACTCTCAGAGAGCACCACCAGCTATGATCTACCTCCTTTACCCAATGGTGGCCTCAAGTACAGTGACCTCATTGAGAAGGTGAACAATCCAGAATTGGCTGAGCAAGTGCAAATACCTAAGAGAACAGGAAGATACTCTATCTGCGCAAATCGTATTCCACCAGCTCCAAGAAGGAAGACTCTTGCTCCAATGCCTTTCATTCCAACCACATCAACATCAGCTTTGTCATTATTGCCACCATGCCAAGCTTTTACAAACTCGCATGATGAAAAGAGTGGCGCTAACCAAGTGCTCTGCACCAGCCCCAAGCTACATAGAAGTAACGGGAAGACGTTACTGAGACGAAGcatacaaaagaaaatgcaaaTGAAATGTTCCCCGAGGCAGCAACCGTTGAGAAGAGGTGGTGGCATTAATGTCGGGATGGAGAGAGTTAGGCTGTCTATAGGAAGCAGAGGAAGGTTAGCTCACAGAGTTTTGCTTACCAATGCTCGTAAGGTAG GTCTGAAGGAGACACTGCAGAAACAAGAGCGATGGATCTAA
- the LOC104700941 gene encoding uncharacterized protein LOC104700941 isoform X2, with amino-acid sequence MADCCDPVILATDASSRPETLGAAEKAIVSSSTAMNLVDLDSNCELSNGKLVLGFPLASPDLVNCGASPELPRVCYKDSPEFAKKIRFSTELSLENGIDGSTATTTTNTRGGRKSQVVKFSAVCQTFGFELSPESSFELPSPPGNFRETTTPVISINSGSTTTDVTLADETFLKDEFYSGGETITTDAVVGDEDEIFLYQTARLGNFAYKFQLLQPGDYFIDLHFAEIEFTEGPPGVRVFDIFIQGAKVISGLDLFSQVGANTPFVIADLRMLVGREGELSILLEGVTGTAILCGISIRKETTSTYVEDTGMLAVKGTTDTVLSRPIQENVDCRTEEETEGIRSCEQQKREMEDMKRMIEELKQENQKKSRECEEALDSLREIQNELMRKSMHVGSLAFAVEGQVKEKSRWFSSLRDLTRKLKIMKLEQIKLLEEASSYKLLAQDINEFSYHIQSRVKQDAELHENLKAKFVAGEKERKELYNKILELKGNIRVFCRCRPLNFEEIEAGVSMGIDVESAKNGEVMVMSNGFPKKSFKFDSVFGPNASQADVFEDTAPFATSVIDGYNVCIFAYGQTGTGKTFTMEGTQHDRGVNYRTLENLFKITKERENRYNYEISVSVLEVYNEQIRDLLVPASQSASAPKRFEIRQVSEGNHHVPGLVEAPVKSLDEVWDVLKTGSNARAVGKTAANEHSSRSHCIHCVMVKGENLLNGECTKSKLWLVDLAGSERVAKTEVQGERLKETQSINKSLSALGDVIFALANKSSHIPFRNSKLTHLLQDSLGGDSKTLMFVQISPNENDQSETLCSLNFASRVRGIELGPAKKQLDNTELLKYKQMVEKWKQDMNGKDEQIRKMEETMYGLEAKIKERDTKNKTLQDKVKELESQLLVERKLARQHVDTKIAEQQTKQQTEDEKNISKRPPLANILLGSASKEMVNLTQPSLLECSSYDLAPLPNGGLKYNDISEKENNPEMADQVHIPNRTGRFSICLKRIPSAPAPRRSSLAPTTSTSKEMMNLTRPPLSESTTSYDLPPLPNGGLKYSDLIEKVNNPELAEQVQIPKRTGRYSICANRIPPAPRRKTLAPMPFIPTTSTSALSLLPPCQAFTNSHDEKSGANQVLCTSPKLHRSNGKTLLRRSIQKKMQMKCSPRQQPLRRGGGINVGMERVRLSIGSRGRLAHRVLLTNARKVGLKETLQKQERWI; translated from the exons atggcGGATTGTTGTGATCCAGTTATTCTCGCAACGGATGCTTCTTCGCGACCTGAAACCTTAGGAGCAGCTGAAAAGGCTATTGTATCGAGCTCAACGGCTATGAATTTGGTAGATCTGGATTCTAATTGCGAACTGAGTAACG GCAAACTTGTGTTAGGGTTCCCATTAGCATCTCCTGATCTAGTTAACTGTGGCGCTTCACCAGAGTTACCGAGAGTTTGTTACAAAGATTCTCCAGAATTTGCTAAGAAGATACGATTCTCAACTGAGCTTTCACTAGAGAATGGAATCGATGGTTCCACTGCTACTACGACTACTAATACAAGAGGTGGACGTAAAAGCCAAGTTGTGAAGTTCTCAGCAGTCTGTCAAACGTTTGGATTTGAGTTGTCTCCTGAGTCTTCTTTCGAGTTACCTTCTCCACCTGGAAACTTTCGGGAGACTACAACTCCTGTTATTAGTATTAACTCTGGTTCTACAACCACGGATGTGACTCTCGCTGATGAAACTTTCTTGAAGGATGAGTTTTACAGTGGAGGTGAAACTATCACCACTGATGCTGTtgttggtgatgaagatgagattTTCTTGTATCAAACAGCTCGGCTTGGTAACTTCGCTTACAAGTTTCAGTTGTTGCAACCTGGGGATTACTTTATTGACTTGCATTTTGCTGAAATTGAGTTCACTGAGGGTCCTCCGGGAGTTAGAGTTTTCGATATATTTATTCAAGGAGCAAAG GTCATATCCGGTCTTGATTTGTTTTCGCAAGTAGGAGCAAACACACCTTTTGTGATTGCTGATCTAAGAATGCTCGTTGGACGGGAAGGGGAGTTGTCTATACTATTAGAAGGAGTGACAGGAACTGCAATTCTATGTGGCATTTCTATAAGAAAAGAGACAACTTCtactt atgTTGAAGATACTGGAATGCTAGCGGTTAAAGGAACAACTGACACTGTTTTGTCTCGGCCAATTCAA GAAAATGTTGACTGCAGGACAGAAGAAGAGACCGAAGGGATAAGAAGTTGTGAGCAGcagaagagagagatggaggaTATGAAGAGAATGATTGAGGAACTTAAACAggagaaccaaaaaaagagtAGAGAATGTGAAGAAGCATTGGATTCTCTCCGTGAGATTCAAAATGAACTAATGCGCaagtcgatgcatgttggttcTTTGG CGTTTGCTGTTGAGGGACAAGTCAAGGAGAAGAGCAGATGGTTCTCTTCATTAAGAGATTTGACAAGAAAATTGAAG ATCATGAAACTGGAGCAAATTAAGCTGTTGGAGGAGGCATCCTCATATAAATTGCTAGCCCAAGATATCAACGAGTTCAGCTATCACATACAGTCCAGAG TAAAGCAGGACGCAGAACTGCATGAAAATCTCAAAGCCAAATTTGTAGCtggagaaaaagagaggaaagaacTATACAACAAGATACTAGAGCTAAAAG GTAACATCAGGGTCTTTTGCAGATGTCGACCTCTAAACTTTGAAGAAATTGAAGCAGGTGTATCAATGGGAATTGATGTTGAGTCAGCGAAAAATGGGGAGGTCATGGTCATGTCAAATGGGTTTCCCAAAAAGAGTTTCAAGTTCGATTCTGTTTTTGGTCCAAACGCTTCCCAAG CTGATGTTTTTGAAGATACTGCTCCCTTTGCTACGTCGGTCATTGATGGATACAACGTTTGCATTTTTGCCTATGGCCAGACTGGTACTGGGAAAACTTTTACCATGGAGGGAACTCAACATGATCGTGGTGTAAATTATAGAACATTGGAGAATCTgtttaaaatcacaaaagaaCGGGAAAACCGCTACAATTATGAGATCTCGGTCAGTGTCTTGGAAGTTTACAACGAGCAGATAAGAGATTTATTAGTTCCAGCTTCACAAAGTGCATCTGCGCCTAAAAG ATTTGAAATAAGGCAAGTGAGTGAAGGAAACCACCACGTACCAGGATTGGTTGAAGCACCTGTAAAAAGCTTAGATGAGGTCTGGGATGTGTTGAAAACAGGAAGTAATGCAAGGGCTGTTGGGAAAACGGCGGCTAATGAGCACAGCAGCCGATCTCACTG CATTCACTGTGTGATGGTAAAAGGGGAGAACTTGTTGAATGGAGAGTGCACAAAGAGCAAACTGTGGTTAGTTGATTTAGCAGGAAGCGAACGGGTTGCAAAGACAGAAGTGCAAGGAGAACGGCTCAAGGAGACTCAAAGCATCAACAAATCATTATCTGCTCTCGGGGATGTCATATTCGCTCTCGCTAACAAAAGCTCTCACATTCCTTTCAG AAATTCAAAACTCACACACTTGCTTCAGGATTCTCTAG GAGGAGATTCAAAGACCCTCATGTTTGTTCAAATCAGTCCTAACGAGAATGACCAAAGTGAGACACTATGCTCACTCAATTTTGCTAGCAGAGTGAGAGGGATAGAGTTGGGACCTGCTAAGAAGCAGCTAGACAATACCGAACTCTTGAAATACAAGCAAATG GTTGAGAAATGGAAGCAAGATATGAATGGAAAAGATGAACAGATTAGGAAAATGGAGGAAACAATGTACGGTTTAGAAGCAAAGATTAAGGAACGAGACACTAAGAACAAAACCCTTCAGGACAAG GTTAAAGAACTTGAATCGCAACTGCTGGTAGAGAGGAAGCTTGCACGTCAACATGTAGACACAAAGATTGCTGAACAGCAGACAAAACAGCAGACTGAAGATGAAAAGAATATATCAAAGAGGCCGCCGCTGGCAAACATACTGTTGGGATCAGCTTCAAAAGAAATGGTAAATCTAACACAACCATCACTCTTGGAGTGTTCCAGCTATGATCTAGCTCCTTTACCTAATGGTGGCCTCAAGTACAATGACATCTCTGAGAAGGAGAACAATCCAGAAATGGCTGATCAAGTGCATATACCTAATAGAACAGGAAGATTCTCTATCTGTTTAAAACGTATTCCATCAGCTCCAGCTCCAAGAAGAAGTTCTCTTGCCCCAACCACATCAACTTCGAAAGAAATGATGAATCTGACCCGACCACCACTCTCAGAGAGCACCACCAGCTATGATCTACCTCCTTTACCCAATGGTGGCCTCAAGTACAGTGACCTCATTGAGAAGGTGAACAATCCAGAATTGGCTGAGCAAGTGCAAATACCTAAGAGAACAGGAAGATACTCTATCTGCGCAAATCGTATTCCACCAGCTCCAAGAAGGAAGACTCTTGCTCCAATGCCTTTCATTCCAACCACATCAACATCAGCTTTGTCATTATTGCCACCATGCCAAGCTTTTACAAACTCGCATGATGAAAAGAGTGGCGCTAACCAAGTGCTCTGCACCAGCCCCAAGCTACATAGAAGTAACGGGAAGACGTTACTGAGACGAAGcatacaaaagaaaatgcaaaTGAAATGTTCCCCGAGGCAGCAACCGTTGAGAAGAGGTGGTGGCATTAATGTCGGGATGGAGAGAGTTAGGCTGTCTATAGGAAGCAGAGGAAGGTTAGCTCACAGAGTTTTGCTTACCAATGCTCGTAAGGTAG GTCTGAAGGAGACACTGCAGAAACAAGAGCGATGGATCTAA